The genomic segment CGCCGCCGTCGGCGGTGACCAGGACACAGGCGGGGCGCAGGTCGAGGTGGACCAGGCCGGCGGCGTGGGCCGCCTCCAGGGCGTCGAGGAGCTCCAGACCGAGCCGGGCCACCCGGCGGACCGGGAGGGGGCCGTGGCGGGCGATCAGCTCGTCGAGGGTGCGGGCGTCGACCAGCTCGCTGGCCACGTAGACGACGCCGTCCTCGACGACCACGTCGTCGAGCCGGACCAGGCCGGGATGGTCGAGCGCGGCCGCGGCCCGGGCCTCGTCGGCGACCCGCTGCCAGCGGGCCGCCTGGCCGGCCTCCTCCGGGTCCGGGCGGGCCGGGAGGCGGAGCTCCTCGACCGCCAGCGGCCGGCCGCCGGACACCTCGGTGGCCCGCCAGATCACGCCGGAGGGGCCGCGGCGCAGCGCGGTGTGCAGCGTCCAGCGGCCGGCGACGAGCCGCTCGGCGGCGTCGGGTGACATCGTGGATGGCCAACGATACGACCAAACCCCACACCGCCCAAAACCGCCGCTGAGCAGGCGGTTTGGTGCCACGACAGGTCGATTGGCCGGTGGTAGAGTCGGAGGGGACCCGGACCGGAAAGGTGACGAGGGATGCAGCGCCTGGGGACGCTCTACCGAGGCCGCGAGGGGATGTGGACCTGGGTCCTGCACCGGGTGTCGGGCGTGGCCATCCTCTTCTACCTGTTCGCCCACGTCGTCGACCAGGCCCTGCTGAACGTCTCCCCCGAGGCCTATGACCGGGTGATCGACACCTACCGCAACCCGTTCGTTGGGCTGCTGGAGATCGGCCTGGCCGTGGTGGTGATCTTCCACGCCCTCAACGGCCTGCGGATCATCCTGTTCGACTTCTGGTCCCAGGGGGTGGCCCGCCAGCGCCAGATGCTCTGGGTCCAGACGGCGCTGTTCCTGATCCTGGCCATCCCGCCGGTGATCGCCATCGGGGCCCACGTGGTCGAGGAGCTCTGAGCATGGCCGCCGACCTCACCCCGGCCCCGCTCCCCCGCTCCACCTCGGCCGACCGCCGCCAGCCCAAGCCCACCCGCGGCAACTTCGAGCTGTACGCCTGGGTGTTCATGCGCATCTCCGGGGTGCTGCTGGTCCTGCTCGTGCTGGGCCACTTCGGGATCATGCACGTGGTCGACGGCGGCCTGGACCGGATCAACTTCGCCTTCGTGTCCGGCCGCTGGGCCAACCCGTTCTGGCGGGTCTACGACTTCGCCATGCTCACCCTGGCCCTGGCCCACGGCGGCAACGGCCTGCGGGTGATCATCGACGACTACGCCCGCAGCGGCACCCGGCGCCTGCTCTACCAGAGCGTCAACGCCACCGTGATCGGCCTGACCTGGGCGCTCGGCACCCTCACGATCTTCGCCTTCACCCCCCAGCCCTCCTAGGAGCCCCCATGACCCAGCAGCACACCTTCGACGTGGTGATCGTCGGGGCCGGGGGGGCCGGCCTGCGGGCGGCGCTGGAGAGCTCGCGGCGGGGCCGGACGGCGGTGATCACCAAGCTGTACCCGACCCGCTCCCACACCGGCGCCGCCCAGGGCGGCATGTGCGCCGCCCTGGCCAACGTCGAAGAGGACAACTGGGAGTGGCACACCTTCGACACCATCAAGGGCGGCGACTACCTGGTCGACCAGGACGCGGCCGAGGTCATGTGCCGGGAGGCGATCGAGGCCGTCTACGACCTCGAGCACATGGGCATGCCGTTCAACCGCACCCCGGACGGCAAGATCGACCAGCGGCGCTTCGGCGGCCACACCCACCACCACGGCGCCGGGGCGGTGCGCCGCTCCTGCTTCGCCGCCGACCGCACCGGCCACATGATCCTCCAGACCCTGTTCCAGCAGAACGTCAAGCAGGGCACCACCTTCTTCGACGAGTACTACGTCCTCGACCTGCTGCTCGACCCCGGCGACGGCCGGGCCGCCGGGGTGGTCGCCTATGAGCTGGCCACCGGCGAGCTGCACGTGTTCCGGGCCAAGGCGGTGGTCTTCTGCACCGGCGGCTTCGGCAAGATGTTCAAGATCACCTCCAACGCCCACGCCCTCACCGGCGACGGCCCCGGGGTCTGCTACCGGCGCGGCGTGCCCATGGAGGACATGGAGTTCTTCCAGTTCCACCCCACCGGCCTGTACCGGCTCGGGGTGCTGCTGAGCGAGGCCGCCCGGGGCGAGGGCGGCATCCTGCGCAACGCCGACGGCGAGGCGTTCATGGAGCGCTATGCCCCCACCATCAAGGACCTGGCCCCCCGCGACATGGTCAGCCGGGCCATCTACACCGAGATCCGCGAGGGCCGCGGCGCCGGCCCCGAGGGCGACTACGTCTACCTGGACGTGAGCCACCTCGACCCCAAGGTGATCGACGCCAAGCTGCCCGACATCACCGAGTTCGCCCGCACTTACCTGGGCGTCGAGCCCAAGAAGGAGGGCGTGCCGATCCAGCCCACGGCCCACTACGCCATGGGCGGCATCCCCACCAACGTCAACGCCGAGGTGGTGGGCGACGCCGCCAACACGGTCA from the Actinomycetota bacterium genome contains:
- the sdhC gene encoding succinate dehydrogenase, cytochrome b556 subunit encodes the protein MQRLGTLYRGREGMWTWVLHRVSGVAILFYLFAHVVDQALLNVSPEAYDRVIDTYRNPFVGLLEIGLAVVVIFHALNGLRIILFDFWSQGVARQRQMLWVQTALFLILAIPPVIAIGAHVVEEL
- a CDS encoding succinate dehydrogenase hydrophobic membrane anchor subunit; translated protein: MAADLTPAPLPRSTSADRRQPKPTRGNFELYAWVFMRISGVLLVLLVLGHFGIMHVVDGGLDRINFAFVSGRWANPFWRVYDFAMLTLALAHGGNGLRVIIDDYARSGTRRLLYQSVNATVIGLTWALGTLTIFAFTPQPS
- the sdhA gene encoding succinate dehydrogenase flavoprotein subunit; amino-acid sequence: MTQQHTFDVVIVGAGGAGLRAALESSRRGRTAVITKLYPTRSHTGAAQGGMCAALANVEEDNWEWHTFDTIKGGDYLVDQDAAEVMCREAIEAVYDLEHMGMPFNRTPDGKIDQRRFGGHTHHHGAGAVRRSCFAADRTGHMILQTLFQQNVKQGTTFFDEYYVLDLLLDPGDGRAAGVVAYELATGELHVFRAKAVVFCTGGFGKMFKITSNAHALTGDGPGVCYRRGVPMEDMEFFQFHPTGLYRLGVLLSEAARGEGGILRNADGEAFMERYAPTIKDLAPRDMVSRAIYTEIREGRGAGPEGDYVYLDVSHLDPKVIDAKLPDITEFARTYLGVEPKKEGVPIQPTAHYAMGGIPTNVNAEVVGDAANTVIPGLFAAGECACVSVHGANRLGTNSLLDIVVFGKRAGVNAGEYAAGAGHADLGEDPAGAVARMLGDLAAHPQGERAAAIRADLQAGMDDKAGVYRTETLLKEMEVELASLRERYARVWVQDTSRRYNTDLLEAVELGFLLDLAEALVVSARARTESRGGHFREDHPARDDKNWLRHTMALRTDGGVKLDYKPVTMTRYEPMERRY